A single genomic interval of Armigeres subalbatus isolate Guangzhou_Male chromosome 1, GZ_Asu_2, whole genome shotgun sequence harbors:
- the LOC134227919 gene encoding uncharacterized protein LOC134227919, whose translation MAQSAGRYVRAPQSAEENDLFTDLAEQLAEEKEMRAHLANELELSRKEVEELRAGLHAKDTGSNVDSQNPEFDVQAGFSSTHRIPSHPVASRSFEESRFLSSMNQLSVASINVPECKAANDEQIHRHTFELWKDLLVDSMKLAGIEEESVMYTIFKVKAGPRLLEIFRNTKSDADAPDAVLEPFSNAMHRLKTYFGSGSDVMLMRRRLTMMIQKDEESDLNFILRVGSTARLCEYDQNKEFDEIISTVAEHATRRDVRTAALKMLNRKCNFTDLVDKVRELEAIRLNEEYVMLKRGKQSDKTSAALVAPLRLTTNWEATRFTRGNVNNRGYSGRRANWRPSRGRQSFTEGRVQPKTFHQNGERCWRCYSVYHSADACRVKSKTCNRCGIVGHIQRACTNTNFKRSAEEALETVPAKIAAVEKVEEITAMEDMVFNHNEKGQVNSGLRQPSTRAFELEEKPKTKASSVSLELSWPNILENENEFDKLDTRNINVVSMGEWNLEKLKLIRYFYTIIS comes from the exons ATGGCGCAGTCGGCAG GAAGATATGTTCGAGCCCCGCAGAGCGCGGAGGAAAACGACCTGTTTACCGATTTAGCGGAGCAGCTTGCGGAAGAAAAGGAGATGAGAGCACATTTGGCAAATGAACTTGAGCTTTCTCGCAAAGAGGTAGAAGAGCTTCGAGCTGGACTCCATGCGAAGGACACGGGTAGTAACGTTGACAGTCAAAATCCAGAATTTGACGTACAAGCTGGTTTCAGCAGCACACATCGCATTCCAAGCCATCCTGTTGCGTCTCGTAGTTTCGAGGAATCGAGGTTCCTGTCATCCATGAACCAGCTGTCCGTCGCATCCATTAACGTCCCCGAGTGCAAAGCAGCTAATGACGAACAAATCCACAGACATACTTTTGAATTGTGGAAAGATTTGCTCGTTGACTCGATGAAGCTGGCAGGAATTGAAGAAGAATCGGTTATGTATACTATCTTCAAGGTGAAGGCCGGACCTCGTCTACtggaaattttcagaaatacaaAGTCCGACGCCGATGCCCCGGATGCAGTATTGGAACCGTTTTCGAATGCCATGCATAGGCTTAAGACGTATTTTGGCTCTGGGTCGGACGTTATGTTGATGAGGCGACGATTGACAATGATGATCCAGAAAGACGAGGAATCCGATCTGAACTTTATATTAAGGGTTGGTTCAACAGCTAGGCTATGTGAATACGACCAGAATAAGGAATTTGATGAGATAATCTCAACGGTGGCAGAACATGCTACAAGACGAGATGTGCGAACCGCTGCGTTGAAAATGTTGAATCGCAAGTGCAACTTCACCGATCTTGTCGATAAAGTTCGGGAGCTGGAAGCAATTCGACTCAATGAAGAGTACGTTATGCTAAAACGCGGGAAGCAGTCCGATAAGACATCAGCAGCACTGGTCGCTCCATTACGGTTGACAACAAACTGGGAAGCCACTCGTTTCACTCGAGGAAATGTGAATAATCGTGGATACTCTGGTCGACGAGCCAACTGGCGCCCTTCGAGAGGCAGACAGTCGTTCACCGAAGGAAGGGTTCAACCAAAGACATTCCATCAGAACGGAGAAAGATGTTGGCGGTGCTACAGCGTCTATCATTCGGCGGACGCCTGCAGGGTCAAATCTAAGACATGCAACAGATGCGGAATTGTGGGGCATATCCAGAGGGCGTGTACAAACACAAACTTTAAGCGCTCTGCTGAGGAAGCTTTGGAAACAGTGCCGGCCAAGATCGCCGCTGTCGAGAAGGTAGAGGAAATTACAGCCATGGAAGATATG GTATTTAACCACAACGAAAAAGGTCAAGTTAACTCTGGTCTTAGACAGCCATCTACGCGTGCTTTTGAGTTGGAAGAAAAACCAAAAACAAAGGCTTCATCAGTTTCGCTCGAACTGTCTTGGCCCAAcattttggaaaacgaaaatgAATTTGACAAGCTTGATACTAGAAATATAAATGTTGTAAGTATGGGTGAATGGAATTTAGAA